Proteins encoded within one genomic window of Hermetia illucens chromosome 2, iHerIll2.2.curated.20191125, whole genome shotgun sequence:
- the LOC119647717 gene encoding calphotin-like translates to MKFLVLALAFIGAASAGFVAPAVGYAGYTGYTGYTGYGYNGAIATPALGHAIATPYAAAPAVAAVAPAVSYAAPAVSYAAPAVAAPIVKSVYSAPVAASVAPAISYAAPAISYAAPAIAAAPVVKSFAAVAPAVSYAAPVATAVAPAIAAAPVVKSAYVAPAVTATVAPAFGHGYVAPAVSTYSAGFAAPAYAGYGYGLNAAWKKKAHKFVVLALAFIGAASAGYVAPAVGYAGYGYAGALAAPALGHAYAAPAYGHAIATPYAAAPAVAAVAPAVSYAAPAVAAPIVKSVYSAPVAASVAPAISYAAPAVSYAAPAIAAAPVVKSFAAVAPAVSYAAPVATAVAPAIAAAPVVKSAYVAPAVTAAVAPAFGHGYISRGDAAKSTIESFNCWISINTVGSGSEGTIGFAFAEDRLNAANMKFIVVALAFIGAASAGFVAPAVGYAGYGYAGALAVPALGHAYAAPAFGHAIATPYAAAPAVAAVAPAVSYAAPAVAAPIVKSVYSAPVAASVAPAISYAAPAVSYAAPAIAAAPVVKSFATVAPAVSYAAPVATAVAPAIAAAPVVKSAYVAPAVTAAVAPAFGHGYVAPAVSAYSAGFAAPAYTGYGYGIDAWKKKAAH, encoded by the exons ATG AAATTCTTAGTTTTGGCTCTTGCTTTCATTGGTGCCGCTTCGGCCGGATTCGTCGCCCCAGCTGTCGGCTATGCTGGTTACACCGGCTATACCGGTTACACCGGCTATGGCTACAATGGAGCTATTGCCACCCCAGCTCTCGGCCATGCCATCGCCACCCCATATGCTGCTGCCCCAGCCGTAGCCGCTGTTGCTCCAGCTGTTTCATATGCTGCC CCAGCTGTTTCATATGCTGCCCCAGCTGTCGCTGCCCCAATCGTTAAGTCAGTCTACTCCGCTCCAGTTGCCGCCTCTGTTGCTCCAGCCATCTCATACGCTGCTCCAGCCATCTCATACGCTGCTCCAGCTATTGCTGCTGCTCCAGTTGTAAAGTCCTTCGCCGCTGTTGCCCCAGCTGTCTCATACGCTGCTCCAGTTGCCACCGCTGTTGCCCCAGCTATTGCTGCTGCTCCAGTTGTTAAGTCTGCCTACGTTGCCCCAGCTGTCACCGCCACTGTTGCCCCAGCTTTCGGACACGGATACGTTGCCCCAGCTGTCTCAACCTACTCTGCTGGTTTCGCCGCTCCAGCTTACGCCGGATACGGATACGGACTTAACGCTGCCTGGAAAAAGAAGGCTCAC AAATTCGTTGTTTTGGCTCTTGCTTTCATCGGTGCCGCTTCAGCCGGCTATGTAGCCCCAGCTGTTGGCTATGCTGGTTACGGTTATGCCGGAGCCCTCGCTGCCCCAGCCCTTGGACATGCCTATGCTGCCCCAGCTTACGGTCATGCCATCGCCACCCCATATGCCGCTGCTCCAGCCGTAGCCGCTGTTGCTCCAGCTGTTTCATATGCTGCCCCAGCTGTCGCTGCTCCAATCGTTAAGTCAGTCTACTCTGCTCCAGTTGCCGCCTCTGTTGCTCCAGCCATCTCATACGCTGCTCCAGCTGTCTCATACGCTGCTCCAGCTATTGCTGCTGCTCCAGTTGTAAAGTCCTTCGCCGCTGTTGCCCCAGCTGTCTCATACGCTGCTCCAGTTGCCACCGCTGTTGCCCCAGCTATTGCTGCTGCTCCAGTTGTTAAGTCTGCCTACGTTGCTCCAGCTGTCACCGCCGCTGTTGCCCCAGCTTTCGGTCACGGATAC ATCTCACGTGGAGATGCCGCCAAATCTACCATTGAATCATTTAACTGTTGGATTAGTATAAATACAGTTGGAAGTGGTTCAGAAGGCACTATTGGTTTTGCCTTTGCAGAAGACAGACTAAACGCAGCAAACATG AAATTCATTGTTGTAGCTCTCGCTTTCATCGGTGCCGCTTCAGCCGGCTTCGTCGCCCCAGCTGTTGGCTATGCTGGTTACGGTTATGCCGGAGCCCTCGCTGTCCCAGCCCTTGGACATGCCTATGCTGCCCCAGCTTTCGGTCATGCCATCGCCACCCCATATGCCGCTGCCCCAGCCGTAGCCGCTGTTGCTCCAGCTGTTTCATATGCTGCCCCAGCTGTCGCTGCTCCAATCGTTAAGTCAGTCTACTCTGCTCCAGTTGCCGCCTCTGTTGCTCCAGCCATCTCATACGCTGCTCCAGCCGTCTCATACGCTGCTCCAGCTATTGCTGCTGCTCCAGTCGTAAAATCCTTCGCCACTGTTGCCCCAGCTGTCTCATACGCTGCTCCAGTTGCCACCGCTGTTGCCCCAGCTATTGCTGCTGCTCCAGTTGTTAAGTCTGCCTACGTTGCCCCAGCTGTCACCGCCGCTGTTGCCCCAGCTTTCGGACACGGGTACGTTGCCCCAGCTGTCTCAGCCTACTCTGCTGGTTTCGCCGCTCCAGCTTACACCGGTTACGGATACGGAATCGATGCCTGGAAGAAGAAGGCTGCTCATTAA